A stretch of Mucilaginibacter terrae DNA encodes these proteins:
- a CDS encoding FtsX-like permease family protein has protein sequence MNTSIYIAKRYLFSRKKMHAINIISGVSMLGVFVGSAALIIILSVFNGFEKVILALYNNFTPELKIEPAEGKTFAPNTPYFKQLSHNPSLFSYTQALEEKALIRYGDRQYIGTVRGVSEDFLKNKQLDSTIQTGSFTLIANKIPYAVIGATVQNSLGVNINDQLSSLQIYSPRRRVVNSLNPEDEFVRLPIGVSGIFAIQQDFDGIVVTPLVFARSLLDEPVEVSSLELNFKPRTNIERQQQTIQDKLGKKFVVKNRYQQNTELYKTLNYERWFTFLILTFVLIIAIFNIIGSLTMLVIDKKKDIAILTSLGAGKPLIQGIFFFEGMMISITGCIGGVIVGFIFCLLQQQFGLVKMGGALMVIDAYPVDMKFVDFILVFLTVTGIAVIASGISARLSVKGLDEIKQDL, from the coding sequence TTGAACACCTCCATATACATAGCCAAGAGGTATCTCTTCTCGCGTAAGAAGATGCATGCCATTAATATCATCTCAGGCGTATCAATGCTGGGCGTGTTTGTGGGCAGTGCGGCGCTAATCATTATTCTGTCGGTATTTAATGGGTTTGAGAAAGTAATTTTGGCACTATACAACAACTTTACGCCCGAGCTTAAGATAGAACCTGCAGAGGGTAAAACCTTCGCCCCCAATACGCCTTATTTTAAACAGCTGAGCCACAACCCCAGCCTGTTTTCGTACACACAAGCGCTCGAAGAGAAGGCGCTCATCCGCTATGGCGACCGCCAGTACATAGGTACTGTTAGGGGTGTAAGCGAAGATTTTTTGAAGAACAAACAGTTAGACAGTACCATTCAAACAGGCTCGTTTACTTTAATTGCTAACAAAATACCTTATGCGGTAATTGGCGCCACGGTGCAAAATAGCCTGGGGGTTAATATTAACGACCAGCTATCATCATTACAGATCTACTCTCCGCGTCGCCGGGTGGTTAACTCGTTAAATCCGGAAGATGAGTTTGTGCGGCTACCTATCGGCGTATCGGGTATTTTTGCCATTCAGCAAGATTTTGATGGCATTGTGGTAACACCGCTGGTATTTGCCCGTAGTTTGCTCGATGAGCCTGTTGAGGTATCGTCGCTGGAACTTAATTTTAAGCCGCGTACCAATATTGAGCGGCAGCAACAGACCATACAAGATAAGCTGGGTAAAAAGTTTGTGGTAAAAAACCGCTATCAGCAAAATACTGAGCTGTATAAAACGTTAAATTATGAGCGATGGTTTACTTTTTTAATACTCACGTTTGTGCTTATTATAGCCATATTTAACATTATAGGCTCGTTAACCATGCTGGTGATCGACAAAAAGAAAGACATAGCTATTTTAACCAGTTTAGGGGCGGGCAAGCCCTTAATACAAGGCATTTTCTTTTTTGAGGGAATGATGATATCTATTACCGGTTGTATAGGCGGGGTTATTGTTGGCTTTATATTCTGCCTTTTACAACAACAGTTTGGATTGGTAAAAATGGGAGGGGCTTTAATGGTAATTGATGCCTACCCGGTTGATATGAAATTTGTAGATTTTATATTGGTATTTTTAACCGTAACCGGCATTGCCGTTATAGCATCGGGCATTAGTGCAAGGTTAAGTGTAAAAGGATTAGACGAAATTAAACAGGATTTATAA
- the rbfA gene encoding 30S ribosome-binding factor RbfA gives MESKRQQKFAGVLQQDLAAIFQREGMNYLPNTLVTITKVRVTPDLAIARVFLSFFNNTNTQQALQLVKSHASEIRYKLGARIKDQVRVIPQLEFFVDDTNEYVERMDKLFDKISKEPRQPDEEQ, from the coding sequence ATGGAATCAAAACGTCAACAAAAATTTGCCGGTGTGTTACAACAAGATCTGGCAGCTATATTTCAGCGCGAAGGAATGAACTATTTACCTAACACGCTGGTAACTATTACCAAAGTACGTGTAACGCCCGATCTGGCTATTGCACGCGTGTTTTTAAGCTTTTTTAATAACACCAATACACAGCAAGCTTTACAATTGGTAAAATCGCACGCTTCAGAAATTCGTTATAAACTGGGTGCCCGCATTAAAGACCAGGTAAGAGTAATACCCCAACTGGAGTTTTTTGTAGATGATACCAACGAGTATGTAGAACGCATGGATAAACTGTTTGATAAAATAAGTAAAGAACCCCGCCAACCCGACGAAGAACAATAA
- a CDS encoding peptidoglycan DD-metalloendopeptidase family protein: protein MDKHQQLINYVASHKAANVVDIDREYDRLFQFDFTANNTQLSPDVIADTHKFSAWVDDRLTANNCIYGIGGYMEHRTLYARSAIFNTATEEPRRLHLGVDIWGPAGTPVYSPYSATVHSFQHNAAFGDYGPTIILQHNLDGLTLYSLYGHLNTESLYDLYEGMVVEQGRQIASFGTETVNGNWPPHLHFQLMYNMQGLQGDYPGVCRFSEKDVYQQNIPDPEIILQFNHATII from the coding sequence ATGGATAAGCATCAGCAATTGATCAACTACGTTGCCAGCCATAAAGCTGCCAATGTGGTTGATATTGACCGTGAGTACGACCGCTTATTTCAGTTCGACTTTACCGCAAACAATACCCAACTCTCGCCCGATGTTATAGCCGATACGCATAAGTTTTCGGCCTGGGTTGATGATAGACTAACCGCCAATAACTGTATATACGGTATTGGCGGTTATATGGAACACCGCACTCTGTATGCCCGCAGTGCAATATTTAACACTGCTACCGAAGAACCCCGCCGCCTGCACTTAGGCGTTGATATATGGGGGCCGGCAGGCACTCCGGTATACTCGCCATATAGCGCTACTGTACACAGCTTTCAACACAATGCCGCCTTTGGCGATTACGGCCCAACCATCATACTGCAACATAATTTAGATGGTTTAACCCTGTACTCACTTTACGGACATTTAAATACCGAAAGTCTGTACGATTTATATGAGGGCATGGTAGTTGAACAAGGCCGACAAATTGCCTCATTTGGTACCGAAACTGTGAACGGCAACTGGCCACCACACCTGCATTTTCAACTGATGTATAATATGCAGGGATTACAGGGCGACTATCCGGGCGTATGCCGCTTTTCGGAAAAAGATGTTTACCAGCAAAACATACCCGACCCCGAAATAATTTTGCAGTTCAACCATGCAACTATAATCTGA
- a CDS encoding energy transducer TonB family protein translates to MLRYLSIFLFMIAGYSSALAQPAFKGGSSGLDAFLQSKIIYPEFSSQNCIAATIHVSFMIQKDGRVTDARVQQGPGIDLDDEALRVIKLTSGKWNIPADYNRAVRVVLPVRFRPDYERCQKASNSANPPMNMKQAIIAYQKRQELENAVTNYYINKNQGKADPAKEATIEALKQQLGINEELLQDVLDQANQKLKQGDKEGACKDWNFIKNTGSDLADSYLAKYCK, encoded by the coding sequence ATGCTAAGATACCTCTCCATATTTCTCTTCATGATCGCAGGCTATTCATCAGCGCTTGCACAGCCTGCTTTTAAAGGTGGCTCGTCGGGGCTCGACGCCTTTTTGCAAAGTAAGATCATATACCCTGAGTTTTCGAGCCAGAACTGTATTGCGGCCACCATTCATGTGAGTTTTATGATACAAAAGGATGGCCGCGTAACCGATGCCCGTGTGCAACAAGGGCCCGGTATTGATTTGGACGACGAAGCCCTGCGTGTAATTAAGCTTACCTCGGGCAAATGGAATATACCGGCCGATTATAACCGTGCGGTGCGCGTAGTGCTTCCTGTACGTTTCAGGCCCGATTATGAGCGCTGCCAAAAGGCTTCAAATTCGGCTAACCCGCCCATGAATATGAAACAGGCCATTATAGCTTATCAAAAGCGGCAGGAGTTAGAGAATGCCGTAACCAACTACTACATTAATAAAAACCAGGGCAAAGCCGACCCGGCCAAAGAAGCTACTATTGAAGCCCTTAAACAACAGTTAGGCATTAATGAAGAATTACTGCAAGACGTTTTAGACCAGGCCAACCAAAAGCTTAAGCAAGGCGATAAAGAGGGGGCCTGTAAAGACTGGAATTTTATTAAGAATACAGGCAGTGATTTGGCCGATAGTTATTTAGCTAAGTACTGTAAATAG
- the gcvP gene encoding aminomethyl-transferring glycine dehydrogenase: MKLNIDYQEKFQARHIAPNETDTAKMLKTVGAESLDELIGQTVPERIRLKNPLNLPAAKSEFDYLNTLKQTASKNKVFKSYIGQGYYDVIVPGVIQRNILENPGWYTQYTPYQAEIAQGRLQALLNFQTMVLDLTGMEIANASLLDEGTAAAEAMFMQYSLRKNTKANTFFVSEEVFPQTIDILKTRSQPYGIELVIGDHRTVELTEDMFGAIVQYPAKDGQVCNYADFAAAAHSKNIKLTVVADLMSLVLLTPPGEWGADIVVGTSQRFGVPMGFGGPHAAFFATKEEYKRSMPGRIIGVTIDSAGNYALRMALQTREQHIRRDKATSNICTAQALLAIMAGMYGVYHGPKGLTLIAQRIHGLAVLLVKALGELGYEQLNSSYFDTVKFELGVLAGPIHSEALNNEMNFHYNGSTVSIALNETTSPEDIKTIIRFFAKVKGKTLNDVNFDELKASLETVIPAELQRQSEFLTHKIFNSHHSEHEMLRYIKSLEAKDLSLCHSMIALGSCTMKLNATTEMIPVTWPELGKMHPFAPADQTGGYMQIFDELNKWLSEITGFAAMSLQPNAGAQGEYAGLMVIRAYHLDRGDDHRNIALIPSSAHGTNPASAAMAGMKIVVVKCDENGNIDVADLKAKAEQYKNELSCLMVTYPSTHGVFEESIIEVCEIIHANGGQVYMDGANMNAQVGLTSPANIGADVCHLNLHKTFCIPHGGGGPGMGPIGVAKHLVPYLPGHAVVNIDQGKSIPAVSAAPWGSASILIISHAYIAMMGGEGLTNATKYAILNANYIKTRLEQHYPVLYTGTQGRCAHEMILDCRAFKNFGIEVTDIAKRLMDYGFHAPTVSFPVAGTVMVEPTESEPKHELDRFCDAMIAIRHEIEEVEKGTLDKTDNPLKNAPHTAAVITGNEWSHPYSRQKAAFPLPYVADYKFWPSVGRVNDTYGDRTLICSCPPLTEYEFEESEVTTTEYGT, from the coding sequence ATGAAATTAAATATTGATTATCAGGAGAAATTCCAGGCCAGGCACATTGCTCCCAATGAAACCGACACGGCCAAAATGTTGAAAACTGTTGGTGCCGAATCGTTAGATGAACTTATAGGCCAAACAGTTCCCGAAAGAATCCGTTTAAAAAATCCGCTAAATTTACCGGCAGCCAAAAGCGAATTTGATTACCTGAACACGCTGAAGCAAACCGCTTCTAAGAACAAGGTTTTCAAATCATACATTGGTCAGGGTTATTATGATGTGATCGTTCCGGGTGTAATTCAGCGTAATATTTTAGAGAATCCGGGATGGTACACGCAATATACGCCCTACCAGGCCGAAATTGCACAAGGCCGTTTGCAAGCTTTGTTAAATTTCCAGACCATGGTTTTAGACCTCACCGGTATGGAAATTGCCAATGCATCGCTCCTTGACGAGGGTACCGCTGCTGCCGAGGCTATGTTTATGCAGTATTCATTGCGTAAAAACACCAAGGCCAACACCTTTTTTGTATCTGAAGAAGTTTTTCCGCAAACCATCGATATTTTAAAAACCCGCTCGCAGCCTTACGGCATTGAGCTGGTAATAGGCGATCACCGTACAGTTGAGCTAACCGAAGATATGTTTGGCGCTATTGTGCAGTATCCTGCAAAAGACGGCCAGGTTTGTAATTATGCCGATTTTGCCGCTGCTGCCCACTCAAAAAACATTAAGTTAACCGTAGTGGCCGATTTAATGAGCCTCGTATTGTTAACACCTCCGGGCGAATGGGGTGCCGATATTGTGGTAGGTACCAGCCAGCGTTTTGGCGTACCCATGGGCTTTGGTGGCCCACATGCCGCATTTTTTGCTACTAAAGAAGAATACAAACGCTCAATGCCGGGCCGTATCATAGGTGTAACCATTGATAGTGCCGGTAACTATGCCCTGCGCATGGCGCTGCAAACCCGAGAACAGCACATCCGCAGAGATAAAGCAACATCTAACATTTGTACCGCACAGGCATTGCTGGCAATTATGGCCGGTATGTACGGCGTGTACCACGGGCCTAAAGGTTTAACGCTTATTGCCCAGCGTATACACGGCTTGGCTGTTTTATTAGTTAAAGCTTTGGGTGAATTAGGCTATGAGCAGTTAAACAGCAGTTATTTTGATACCGTTAAGTTTGAGTTAGGTGTTTTGGCTGGTCCAATTCACTCTGAAGCTTTGAACAACGAGATGAACTTTCATTATAATGGTTCAACCGTGAGCATTGCTTTGAATGAAACCACATCGCCGGAAGACATTAAAACCATCATTCGCTTTTTTGCCAAAGTAAAAGGCAAAACCTTGAACGATGTAAACTTCGACGAGCTGAAAGCCAGCCTCGAAACGGTTATTCCGGCCGAATTACAGCGTCAATCGGAGTTTTTAACGCACAAAATATTCAACTCGCACCATTCAGAACATGAGATGCTGCGTTACATCAAGTCATTAGAGGCAAAAGATCTTTCGCTTTGCCACTCCATGATCGCATTGGGGTCGTGTACCATGAAACTGAACGCCACTACCGAAATGATACCGGTAACCTGGCCAGAACTTGGTAAAATGCACCCGTTTGCCCCTGCCGATCAAACCGGCGGCTACATGCAAATATTTGATGAGCTGAATAAATGGTTAAGCGAAATTACCGGCTTTGCCGCCATGAGTTTACAGCCAAACGCAGGAGCACAAGGCGAATACGCAGGTTTAATGGTTATCCGAGCTTATCATTTAGATCGTGGTGATGATCACCGTAATATAGCTTTAATTCCATCATCGGCGCACGGCACTAACCCGGCTTCGGCTGCTATGGCAGGTATGAAGATCGTAGTTGTAAAATGCGACGAGAATGGCAACATTGACGTGGCCGACCTGAAAGCCAAAGCTGAGCAGTACAAAAACGAGCTGAGCTGTTTAATGGTGACTTACCCATCAACTCACGGTGTGTTCGAAGAGTCAATCATCGAGGTTTGCGAAATTATTCATGCTAACGGCGGCCAGGTTTATATGGACGGCGCCAACATGAACGCACAGGTAGGCTTAACCAGTCCTGCTAACATTGGTGCCGACGTTTGCCACCTTAACTTACATAAAACATTCTGTATTCCGCACGGCGGCGGCGGTCCTGGTATGGGTCCTATTGGTGTAGCCAAGCACCTGGTGCCTTACCTGCCCGGTCACGCGGTAGTTAATATCGATCAGGGTAAATCAATCCCGGCTGTTTCGGCAGCGCCATGGGGTTCGGCCTCTATCCTGATCATTTCGCACGCCTACATTGCTATGATGGGCGGCGAAGGCTTGACTAACGCTACCAAATATGCCATTTTAAATGCCAACTACATTAAAACTCGTTTAGAGCAGCACTACCCTGTATTATACACCGGGACACAGGGACGCTGCGCACACGAGATGATCTTAGATTGCCGCGCATTTAAAAACTTTGGTATTGAGGTAACCGATATTGCCAAACGCCTGATGGATTACGGTTTTCATGCGCCAACTGTATCGTTCCCGGTAGCGGGAACGGTTATGGTGGAGCCTACCGAATCGGAGCCTAAACACGAGCTTGACCGTTTTTGTGATGCCATGATCGCCATCCGTCATGAAATTGAGGAGGTTGAAAAGGGCACTTTAGACAAAACCGACAACCCGCTTAAAAATGCGCCACACACCGCAGCCGTAATTACCGGCAACGAGTGGAGCCACCCATATAGCCGCCAAAAAGCAGCCTTCCCGCTCCCTTACGTGGCCGATTACAAGTTCTGGCCATCAGTAGGTCGTGTAAACGATACCTACGGCGACCGTACCCTCATTTGCTCATGCCCTCCTTTAACCGAATATGAGTTTGAAGAAAGCGAAGTAACCACGACGGAATACGGTACATGA
- a CDS encoding glycosyltransferase, which translates to MISVIISSVNKTMLANVSQNIADTIGVPFEIIAIDNSKGKRGICAVYNEGASRAKYNIVCFAHEDIAIKTQNWGKTIIDLFNQNTQIGLVGVLGSSYKPLSPSGWVGMQAEDTYYINIIQGFKYSNREAYLTCRNPNNAAFEPVACVDGVWFCTTRQVLEKVSFDENTFKGFHAYDLDFSMAVRQYYEVVVTYEVLLHHFSEGNFNKDWLINVLKFQEKWIDKLPVAVKKISYSQRLSIEKYTFRVFVDNLIKSGIPKSVAYKVLWQNNVFLKKFPSLFLKLHNFIPKAYKAARTEGRI; encoded by the coding sequence ATGATTTCAGTTATTATATCATCGGTTAACAAAACCATGCTGGCTAATGTAAGCCAAAATATTGCCGATACTATTGGGGTGCCTTTTGAAATTATTGCCATTGATAACAGTAAAGGCAAAAGAGGAATTTGTGCCGTTTATAATGAGGGCGCCAGCCGGGCAAAATATAATATAGTATGTTTTGCACATGAAGACATTGCCATTAAAACACAAAACTGGGGAAAGACTATTATAGACCTCTTTAATCAAAACACTCAGATTGGTCTTGTTGGTGTTTTGGGTAGTTCATATAAACCCTTAAGCCCGTCGGGGTGGGTAGGTATGCAGGCAGAAGATACTTATTATATTAACATTATTCAGGGTTTTAAGTACAGCAATCGTGAAGCTTATCTCACTTGTCGTAACCCCAACAACGCAGCTTTTGAACCTGTTGCATGTGTAGATGGCGTATGGTTTTGTACTACCAGGCAGGTTTTGGAAAAGGTTAGCTTTGATGAAAATACGTTTAAGGGCTTTCACGCCTATGATCTTGATTTTTCGATGGCTGTAAGGCAATATTATGAAGTAGTTGTTACTTATGAAGTACTACTGCATCATTTTTCGGAGGGTAACTTTAATAAAGACTGGTTGATTAATGTGTTGAAGTTTCAGGAAAAATGGATCGATAAATTGCCTGTTGCAGTAAAAAAAATCTCTTACAGCCAACGCCTTTCAATTGAAAAATATACTTTCAGAGTATTTGTTGACAATTTAATTAAATCGGGAATACCAAAATCTGTGGCTTACAAAGTTTTATGGCAAAACAATGTTTTTTTGAAAAAATTTCCTTCGTTATTTTTAAAGCTGCACAATTTTATACCCAAAGCATATAAGGCTGCCCGAACAGAGGGGAGAATATAA
- a CDS encoding ABC transporter ATP-binding protein codes for MKTYFRLLSFAKPIEKFAIPYIICTLFSVFFSTLNLTLIAPLLQTLFSDKDKCATPQPQLTSAPSLFDLGGTFNYYVNLMISHYGTWGALQFICSIIIASVILANIFKYFSQRTMENMRNHTLLNIRRTVFNNVMNLHMGFFNNERKGNIMAKVTSDVQTVQFSVTGTLQVIFKEPLQIIFYLFALFALSFKLTIFSLLVVPVAGFVISRIVKKLKAQAVLSQQVYSNMISYLDEALTGIKIVKAFNATEHIKDKFHAENKRYTSIVKAMARRQQLASPVSETLSIIMVSGIVLYGGYLVLNHQSSLTAAAFIGYVILFSQLMRPVKSISDSFTTIHSGIAAGERVLELIDEKSAINDAKDAVVLKGMNEGLEFKNVTFAYGDKEVLHNISLKIPAGKTVALVGPSGGGKSTMMDLIPRFTEVKSGEILVDGINIKNVTMHSLRDLMGIVNQESILFNDTIYNNIAFGKPQTTPQKVEAAARIANAHDFIINTENGYQTTVGDRGVKLSGGQKQRICIARAVLNNPPLMLLDEATSALDTESEKLVQDALNNLMKDRTSVIIAHRLSTIQNADMIIVIENGQVAEQGTHYELLQQNGLYKKLIDMQTFQTEA; via the coding sequence ATGAAGACTTATTTCAGGTTACTTTCTTTTGCCAAACCCATCGAAAAGTTTGCAATTCCTTATATCATCTGTACTCTTTTTTCGGTATTTTTCAGTACGTTAAACTTAACGCTTATTGCTCCGTTACTGCAAACCCTGTTTTCTGACAAAGACAAGTGTGCTACTCCTCAACCGCAGTTAACAAGCGCTCCCTCATTGTTTGATCTTGGCGGCACGTTTAATTATTATGTTAACCTCATGATAAGCCATTACGGAACATGGGGAGCCCTGCAATTTATTTGCAGCATAATTATAGCATCGGTTATTCTGGCTAACATATTTAAATATTTTTCGCAGCGTACCATGGAAAACATGCGTAATCACACCTTGCTAAACATACGCCGTACCGTATTTAATAATGTAATGAACCTGCACATGGGTTTTTTTAACAATGAGCGCAAAGGCAATATTATGGCCAAGGTTACGTCAGATGTGCAAACGGTACAGTTTTCGGTAACGGGTACATTACAGGTAATATTTAAAGAGCCATTGCAAATAATTTTTTACCTATTCGCTTTATTTGCCCTGTCATTTAAACTAACCATTTTTTCGTTGCTGGTGGTTCCGGTTGCCGGCTTTGTAATATCGCGTATTGTTAAAAAACTAAAAGCGCAAGCTGTATTATCACAACAGGTATACAGTAACATGATCAGCTACCTTGACGAAGCTCTTACCGGTATTAAAATTGTTAAAGCATTTAATGCAACCGAACACATTAAAGATAAGTTTCATGCAGAAAACAAGCGATACACCAGCATAGTAAAAGCAATGGCGCGCAGGCAGCAATTGGCCTCTCCGGTTTCTGAAACGCTGAGTATAATTATGGTATCGGGTATTGTATTGTACGGCGGTTATCTTGTTTTAAATCATCAATCTTCACTTACAGCAGCAGCATTTATAGGCTATGTAATACTGTTTTCACAATTGATGCGCCCGGTTAAATCTATTTCCGACTCGTTTACCACCATACATTCGGGTATTGCTGCCGGAGAACGTGTTTTAGAGCTGATAGACGAAAAATCTGCCATTAACGATGCCAAGGATGCTGTTGTGTTGAAGGGTATGAATGAAGGACTGGAATTTAAGAACGTGACCTTTGCATATGGCGACAAAGAGGTACTTCATAATATAAGCCTTAAAATACCTGCGGGTAAAACCGTAGCATTGGTTGGCCCTTCAGGTGGGGGCAAATCAACCATGATGGATTTGATACCTCGTTTTACCGAAGTAAAAAGCGGCGAGATATTGGTTGACGGGATAAACATAAAAAATGTAACCATGCACTCCCTCCGCGATTTGATGGGCATTGTAAACCAGGAATCGATATTATTTAATGATACAATTTATAATAACATAGCCTTTGGCAAACCCCAAACCACTCCCCAAAAGGTTGAAGCGGCAGCACGTATAGCCAACGCGCACGACTTTATCATAAACACCGAAAACGGCTATCAAACCACCGTAGGCGACCGGGGTGTAAAACTATCGGGCGGGCAAAAACAGCGTATTTGTATTGCCCGTGCTGTTTTAAACAACCCGCCGCTCATGTTATTGGATGAGGCAACCTCGGCGCTCGATACCGAATCGGAAAAACTGGTGCAGGATGCTTTGAACAACCTTATGAAAGACCGCACCTCGGTTATTATTGCCCACCGCTTAAGTACCATTCAAAACGCCGATATGATTATTGTAATAGAAAACGGGCAGGTGGCCGAACAAGGCACACATTATGAGCTACTACAGCAAAACGGGTTGTATAAAAAGCTTATTGATATGCAAACATTTCAAACCGAGGCATAA
- a CDS encoding FkbM family methyltransferase, which translates to MKIKNLFKKNNAPTDLKQVKVGQYTLWANAQHPIQSYLETHKYYSRNLPRLAKYIEEKYSSYSIIDVGSNIGDSVALIRSADVKQPIFCFEGEHEYYKLLQTNLQQFNNVTAYEAFLGENNETKSGATEVSDGTAKLNLKAGSEIEVKSLTDLAIANNINNIKLLKIDTDGFDFKILRGAITLIEKNKTILFFEYDAAYLEEQGENGVTMFKILNKSGYNKLLFYDNFGKLLINLTTIDTDQITLLYNYMRKKEGAFPYYDVIAFHCEDDDLADKVIAAEVDFFK; encoded by the coding sequence ATGAAGATTAAAAACTTGTTCAAAAAGAATAATGCACCTACAGACTTGAAACAGGTTAAAGTTGGCCAATATACACTTTGGGCTAATGCCCAGCATCCAATACAAAGCTATCTTGAAACGCACAAATACTACTCGAGAAACCTACCAAGGTTGGCTAAATATATTGAAGAAAAATATAGTAGTTATAGCATAATTGATGTTGGTTCTAATATTGGCGATAGTGTTGCTTTAATTAGAAGTGCGGATGTAAAACAACCTATTTTTTGTTTTGAAGGTGAGCATGAATATTACAAATTGCTACAAACTAACCTGCAACAATTTAATAATGTTACCGCTTATGAGGCATTTTTAGGTGAGAACAATGAGACAAAGAGTGGAGCTACTGAAGTAAGCGATGGAACCGCAAAATTAAACTTAAAAGCTGGTAGCGAAATTGAGGTAAAGAGCTTAACAGATTTGGCCATTGCTAACAATATAAACAACATAAAGCTTTTAAAGATTGATACAGATGGCTTTGATTTTAAAATTTTAAGAGGAGCAATAACACTTATTGAAAAAAATAAAACGATCCTGTTTTTTGAATACGACGCAGCTTACCTGGAAGAACAGGGTGAGAATGGCGTTACAATGTTTAAGATTTTAAACAAGTCAGGATACAATAAGCTTTTATTTTACGACAACTTCGGTAAGTTACTCATAAATCTTACTACCATAGATACCGATCAAATAACCTTGCTTTATAACTACATGCGTAAAAAAGAAGGAGCTTTTCCATACTATGATGTTATTGCATTTCATTGCGAAGACGATGATTTGGCAGATAAAGTAATTGCGGCCGAAGTGGATTTTTTCAAATAG
- a CDS encoding nucleotide-diphospho-sugar transferase: protein MSASNYNTLSPVLFIVFNRPDTTKIVFDAIAAVRPKALYIAADGPRQNKDGETEKCEQVRKITQQVTWPCKVETLYRTQNLGCKDAVSSAITWFFEQEEEGIILEDDCVPSADFFRFCDDLLAKYRDDTRVSIIGGTNLHNNQLLGNGSYYFSTMTIIWGWASWRRVWNKYDTNLSCYELPEAERQLEKVLDNQYILQNWTEIFSKLKAGEIDTWDYQFAIINYFENMVSILPNYNLISNIGHGAGATHTLNPDNAYSKIPYQQLPLKIIHPKYILPEYDADAKVLNQMFDVDNRMKKDNHPRRKFKRWLKTLFK from the coding sequence ATGAGCGCATCAAATTACAATACCCTTTCGCCGGTACTGTTTATAGTATTTAATCGTCCGGATACTACAAAAATTGTATTTGATGCAATTGCGGCTGTGCGTCCCAAGGCTTTATACATTGCCGCCGATGGTCCGCGCCAAAATAAAGATGGAGAGACCGAAAAATGTGAGCAGGTACGCAAAATTACACAGCAGGTAACATGGCCCTGCAAAGTTGAAACTCTTTACAGGACGCAGAACCTTGGCTGCAAAGATGCTGTTTCATCTGCTATTACCTGGTTTTTTGAGCAGGAAGAAGAAGGCATAATTTTGGAGGATGATTGTGTGCCCTCGGCTGATTTTTTTAGGTTTTGTGATGATTTATTAGCTAAATACAGAGACGATACTCGTGTAAGTATTATAGGTGGGACCAATCTTCATAACAATCAATTATTAGGTAACGGGAGCTATTATTTTTCAACTATGACTATCATCTGGGGTTGGGCAAGCTGGCGCCGTGTTTGGAATAAATACGACACCAATTTAAGCTGCTATGAATTGCCCGAGGCCGAAAGACAACTCGAAAAGGTATTGGATAACCAATATATTTTACAAAATTGGACAGAAATATTTAGCAAGTTAAAAGCAGGTGAAATAGATACGTGGGATTATCAATTTGCTATTATCAATTATTTTGAAAACATGGTGAGTATATTGCCAAACTATAATTTGATAAGTAATATAGGTCATGGGGCAGGTGCCACCCATACTTTAAACCCTGATAATGCTTATTCAAAAATCCCATATCAGCAATTGCCCTTGAAAATTATTCATCCGAAGTATATTTTACCCGAGTATGATGCAGATGCAAAAGTGTTAAATCAAATGTTTGATGTTGATAATCGGATGAAAAAAGACAACCACCCGCGCCGCAAGTTTAAACGCTGGCTTAAAACGCTGTTTAAATAA